From Taeniopygia guttata chromosome 29, bTaeGut7.mat, whole genome shotgun sequence, a single genomic window includes:
- the COX14 gene encoding cytochrome c oxidase assembly protein COX14 — MVSKKQLADFGYKAFSGSMMLLTVYAGYLCSVRVQRMLQHRRQRENAPGPES, encoded by the coding sequence ATGGTGTCCAAAAAGCAGCTGGCAGATTTTGGCTACAAGGCCTTCTCGGGCTCCATGATGCTGCTGACGGTGTATGCTGGGTACCTGTGCAGTGTCCGTGTCCAGAGGATGCTCCAGCACCGCCGCCAGCGGGAGAACGCGCCCGGCCCCGAGAGCTGA